In Herpetosiphonaceae bacterium, the DNA window CTCGACATCGAGCGCAGTTTGCAACTGCTCCATGATCAGCATCGGCACTTCTTGCGGGTCAAGCGTGGCGCTGATCGTGCGCCCGATACGGTTGATCACCTCAAGCTGGCTGGCCTGCTCCTTGACGCGCCGGTACAGATCGGCGTTGGCGACCGCCGCCGCCGCCTGCGCCGCCACCGACGACATCAGGTGGACATCCGACTCGGTGTAGCGGAAGCTGGGGTCGTGGCTGGAGGCGACCATCACGCCCAGCACGCGATCGTGATGCAGCAGGGGCATGCCCATCCAGGCATGGCTAAAGGGCATGCCGTTGGGTCCCTGCGGCTGAATGCCGCGCCGCTGGCACTCCGTGAGATAGTCGTCGGTGACGATCGGCTGCCCGTTGCGGATGATCCAGCCCGTCATGCCGATGTTGCGCGTCCAGCGCCGATCGGGGAGCGCGTCGGCGAGATCGGACGACATGTAGGTAAACGACAGCTCGTTGGTGCGCTCGTCTTCGAGGATGATATAGAAATCGTCGGCGACGATCAGCTCGCGCACCACGTCTGCCAGATTGGTCAGCAGTTGGTCGAGTTGCAGCGTGCTGGAGAGCATACTGCCGATCCGGTCCATCACCGCAAGCTCGTGGTTGGCGCTGATCGGCGAGGTGCGACGCTCCATCAGCGTCAGCAGGCTGCCCGCGTGGGTGATCAGCTCCAGCGCCGAGGGATCGACGTGCGTCGATTGTACGGCGAGCCAGCCGCGCACTTCGCCCAGGACCACCACCGGCAGATAGGTCATCGTTTTGGTTTCGACGATCTGCCCCGCGGAAAGCTGCAGCCCCTCGCCTGCGCCTGGTGCGCGCAGCGCTGGCTGCTTGCCGAAGAGCGCTTCTGGCGTACCCCTGCCGCGCCACATAAGCTGCATGGCTCGCGCTCCGATCACCTGACGGAGCTGTGCCTGCAACGTTGCTAGCAGCTCGCTGCGGGTGCGGGCACGGCTGATCGCGGCGATGCCTGTCGCGATTCCAGCAGAAATAATTGGCTCTGGTGAGGACTGATTCATAACTACTGCCGACACTTACTGGGAGGCGAAGTTTGTTGAGTAATTGTAACTAATTAAAGACGTTTTTACAAATGATACATGATCGAGCAACACCAGTGTATACGTTAAATGAGTATCAAAAGCTCTCATCGCCAGCGAGACGATCGGATACCTTCAGGCGTTGAAGAGGCGGTCGTTGATGGTCCAATCGTAGGGTAAGAAGCGGACCTGAGGTGGTGTTTGCTGCATTGCAATCGCCAGATCCGGCGGCATGTAGGGCCTGAGTAGCGGCACAAGCCCTGCCCGATGCCGCCATCCTGCCAGAAGGCCCAGGGGGCCGGGCATGGCCTGCGGCTGTAAAAAATCTCCGCCGAAGGAACGAAAAATAGACGAAAGGTATAGCGTGTTCGTCGCAGGATCGAGTCGCGCGCCGTGGGCGTTGTCGTGGAGCAAGCGCCGCATTGCCGTGTCGAGCGCGCGCTGCAAATTGCTGCCGGTGAACGCCTGGGGCTGGATCTGCGCGCCGCCGCGCGCCGTGGTGCTGATCGCCGCGTGGATGCGCGGATCGCCGAATGCGCGCAGGATGCTTCCATGCAGTGTTTGCAGCGAGACGTTGCGCCGCCCGACCGGGTAGGGCCTGGTGCGCGCGCCGGGGATGGCGCGGATCGAGGCGACCGGGTAGTGCAGCAAGACCTGATGGATCGCGATGGCGTTGTAGGCGTTCAGATAGAACGCGAGCTGATCGTCGGCGTCGGCAAATCGTTCGGGATCGTCCTCGGCCAGCCGATGGAGATAGACCTCGACCAGTCGGCGGACACGGCGCATGGTCGCGTAGTCGATCGCCGCGTTCTGCACAAACCGGCCAAGCAGCGCTGTCCACTCGCTGTGCTGGAAGCGCCCGGCTCCGGCGCCTGCTTGCAGCGGCCCGATGCGTGGCCGCCAGCCCCATGCCGCAGCGACGAGCCAGACGGCTTGCTCGACGATGGCTGTTCGCTTGGTCGGTGTTGGCGCGGGCATGGACGCTCCTCTGCCTTTCGCTCTGCTCTCTGGTCTATTGTGCGGTGGAACTGCTGTCTTCGTCAAATCGTCGCACCCGCGCCGCCGTTGCACAAACTGGCCGACCTCTGATGGTCTGGTTCGTGATAGGATAAGCTGATCGTCAAATGGCGGAGCACATGGGAGCTGTAGCACGATGCATGAGTTAATCGTCTGCCGTGGACACGGGCGATTTCACACCCAGGTAAGCGCGCAAGATATTGGTGAGCTACGGGAGCATCCCGAAACGACGCTGTGGTTCGACCTGACCAGACCCGATGCGGAAGAACTCAGGATACTCCGCGAAGAGTTCAAGTTTCATCATCTATCGATCGAGGATGCTACGCGCCATCACCAGCGGCCCAAGGTCGATAGCTACGACAACTACTACTTTGTGGTGTTCTACTGTCTGGACATCAACCAGCAAACGTATGAGATCTGCACGCAGCCGCTGTACCTGTTCATCGGCCACAACTTCCTGGTGACGATCCACGACGACCCGATCAAGCAGATCAAGGAAACCGTTAGCCGCTGGCAATCGCCCGACTCGCCGCTGGAGCAGGATGTCGGCTCGCTGGTCTATGCGCTCTTAGATGCGATCGTCGACGATTATTTTCCGGTGATGGATCAGATCGCGGATCGCGTCGAAGATCTGGAGGAGCAGATCTTTGGGAAATTCGACGAGGGCGCGCTCGAATCGATCTTCCGCCTGAAAAAAGACCTGCTCAGTGTCCGGCGGGTGGTAACGCCCGAACGCGACGTGCTGAACGTCATGCTGCGGCGCGATATTCCGGTCTTCGACCAGGATGATGTCACCTATCTTCAGGACGTGTACGATCATATCATCCGCGTCGTCGATTCGATCGATACCTACCGCGATCTGCTCTCAAGCTCGCTCGATACCTTTTTGTCGGTTCAGTCGAACCAGCTCAATCAGGTCGTCAAAGCCTTGACGATCACCTCGATCGTGCTGATGTCGGTCGCGATCGTCTCCGGTGTGTACGGCATGAACTTCGAGTACATGCCTGAGCTGCACTGGCGCTACGGCTACCTCTGGGCGCTCGGCTTGATGGCGGCGATTGCGCTGGGATTGATCGGGTTTTTCCGGCGGATCAAATGGCTCTAGCCGCATTGGTATCGAGTTCCGAGTTCAAAGTTGGGTGCCCATGCCGGGCGCCATGCCCAAAGGGCACCCGCCTGGCACCCGGTTCTTGGCTCTTTCACCCCCGCTACCGATTGGCAACCAGCAGAATCGTCGCCAGCGCCAGCAGCGCGAAATTCCCTGTCACGTCCGTCACCGTGGTGACGATCACGCCCGATGCCAGCGCCGGATCGATCTTCAGGAAGCGCAGGCCAAGCGGCACCAGCGTGCCGGAGATCGCCGCGCCGATCAGGTTCAGCAGCATCGCGCCGCCCACAACCACGCCGATCATTGCGCTGCCGTGCCAGAAGACGCCGAGCAGCCCGACGCACGCGCCGAAGATCAGGCCGTTCACCACGCCGATCGTCGCCTCACGAGCCAGCGTGCGCCAGCTATCGCGCAGCGTGATCTCGCCGAGCGCCAGCGAGCGGACGATCAGGGTCAGCGTTTGGATTCCGGCGTTGCCGCCCTGTCCCGCGATGATCGGCACGAATGCGGCGAGGATCGGCACGATCTGGATCGTGCCGGTGAACTGGCTGACGACCCAGCCGGCCAGCACCGCTGTCGGCAGGTTGATGAACAGCCAGGTCAGGCGACGACGCGACGAGCGAAAGATCGTGTCGTAGACATCTTCGTCGGCATCCAGATTCGCCAGGTGGTAAATATCCTCGGTCGCCTCCTCCTCGATCACATCGATCAGGTCGTCGGCGGTGACAACCCCGACCAGCCTGCGGTCGCCGTCCACGATCGGCAGCGCCAGCAAATCATAGCGCGCCAGCAGCCGCGCGCACTCCTCCTGGTCGGTTTCGACATCGGCGGTGATCACCTCGTCGCTCATGATCTCACGCAGCGGCGTGTGCGGGTCGGCGACGATCAGCTGGCGCAGCGAGACAACGCCAATCAGCCGGTCGGCATGGTCGGTGACAAACAGGTAGTAGCTTGTCTCTTCGTCGGGCTTGACCCGGCGCAAAAAGTCGATCGCCTGCTGCACCGTCATCGACTGACGGAAGGCCACGACATGCGGGATCATCAGGCCACCCGCGCTCTCCTCGTCGTGTCCAAGCAGCTCGCGGACCTCGTCGGGCTGATCCATGCCGTCGAGCGCGGCTCTGGCCTTGGCGTCGCTCAGATCGCCGAGCACATCGGCGGCGTCGTCGGGAGCCATCTCGTCCAAAAACTCGGAGAGCGACTCGACATCAAGGCGGTTGGCGACATCGGTGCGCTCGTCGTCGTCAAGCTCGATCAGGACGTCCGCGCCGATCTCGCGGGCCAGCTCTTCGACGACGTCGGCGCGCTCCTGAGGCTCCAGCTCTTCGAGCACATCGGCGCCATCGGCGGGGTGCAGCGCGGAGACAACATCCGCAGCCTCGGCGGGACGAAGGGCACTAATTGCAGCCGCAGCCTCTTCGACGGCTCCTTGAGCCAGTAGTGAGCGGACCTGATCGAGGATCAGGTCGAGATCCTGAACCGGCGGCATAGCACACCTCCTTTGGAGCACACAAAAGGGCGGGCCTAGCCCGCCCTCGCGCATCGGTGCTCAGATGCCGCTGGTTCGACTATCCCGTCCGCAATCGTATGCGGTAACTAGAATGTTCGTCAGTACTCATAGCTGATCGCATTGTACTCTAGAGACTCGCCCGCCGCAAGCGCGAGCCGCTCGGCATCAGTGGCGTGCTTCCTGCTAGACACCTCGCACCAGATACGTGGAATGGAGGCGCAGAATGGCACAGCTACCCTCGACATTGAATACGGTGAAAGAAGCGCTACAAGGCAAGGGCGTGATGTCGCACCCGATCCACGTCGCGATCAATCATGTCCCGCTCGGCTTTTGGGAAGCCAGCGTGGTCTTCGATCTGATGTCACGGCAGCGGCGCTGGCGGAAGCTGAGCGAGGCCGGCTACTATCTTAATCTGTTCGGCATCTGCGCCGCACTGCCGACCGCGCTGACCGGCCTTGCGGAGTGGCTGGACATTCCCCAGGAGCATCCAGCCTGGAAGGTTGCCACGACTCACGCGCTGCTGAACGATCTGGCGCTTGGCCTGTCGGTCTATAACTGGTGGAGCCGCCGCGACCGCCGCAACTACACGCCCGATCAGACGAACCTGCTCGTCGGCGGCGCGCTGGTGAGCGTGCTCGGCCTGTCGGGCTATCTCGGCGGTGTGCTGGCGCACGAGTATGGCTACGGCACCCATCGCCAGGGCACGGCGGTCGAGAAGCAGCACGAGTCGCTGGTCGGGCCGGAGACAGCGCTCTCCGAGCC includes these proteins:
- a CDS encoding GAF domain-containing protein — translated: MNQSSPEPIISAGIATGIAAISRARTRSELLATLQAQLRQVIGARAMQLMWRGRGTPEALFGKQPALRAPGAGEGLQLSAGQIVETKTMTYLPVVVLGEVRGWLAVQSTHVDPSALELITHAGSLLTLMERRTSPISANHELAVMDRIGSMLSSTLQLDQLLTNLADVVRELIVADDFYIILEDERTNELSFTYMSSDLADALPDRRWTRNIGMTGWIIRNGQPIVTDDYLTECQRRGIQPQGPNGMPFSHAWMGMPLLHHDRVLGVMVASSHDPSFRYTESDVHLMSSVAAQAAAAVANADLYRRVKEQASQLEVINRIGRTISATLDPQEVPMLIMEQLQTALDVEDGSVLIEDPQSGDLVVRYTLNAQTGVNIPKGTSLANEALRLHRVQLANDIQPNSRLYPRTQDGTTPTHSLICAPLSGRQQLRGVIQLRNKRHGKFTVDDAQLLSAVAEQAAVALENAELYAHTDNALAAHISDLEQRNRQLTKIVTLSDTLRSINDLGEVGQQIVLTVQAMTGSPRVALGLVEPERRHMRSIALATDSGDVIAPRRNQREYWTPLKVAQETIQKAEKIGTVTYHVGAHEQILTFKDCIALALLDSNGTLVGMICIDQPQDPKQVFSRALIQELEIIANQAAVAIVNAR
- a CDS encoding DUF547 domain-containing protein is translated as MPAPTPTKRTAIVEQAVWLVAAAWGWRPRIGPLQAGAGAGRFQHSEWTALLGRFVQNAAIDYATMRRVRRLVEVYLHRLAEDDPERFADADDQLAFYLNAYNAIAIHQVLLHYPVASIRAIPGARTRPYPVGRRNVSLQTLHGSILRAFGDPRIHAAISTTARGGAQIQPQAFTGSNLQRALDTAMRRLLHDNAHGARLDPATNTLYLSSIFRSFGGDFLQPQAMPGPLGLLAGWRHRAGLVPLLRPYMPPDLAIAMQQTPPQVRFLPYDWTINDRLFNA
- the corA gene encoding magnesium/cobalt transporter CorA codes for the protein MHELIVCRGHGRFHTQVSAQDIGELREHPETTLWFDLTRPDAEELRILREEFKFHHLSIEDATRHHQRPKVDSYDNYYFVVFYCLDINQQTYEICTQPLYLFIGHNFLVTIHDDPIKQIKETVSRWQSPDSPLEQDVGSLVYALLDAIVDDYFPVMDQIADRVEDLEEQIFGKFDEGALESIFRLKKDLLSVRRVVTPERDVLNVMLRRDIPVFDQDDVTYLQDVYDHIIRVVDSIDTYRDLLSSSLDTFLSVQSNQLNQVVKALTITSIVLMSVAIVSGVYGMNFEYMPELHWRYGYLWALGLMAAIALGLIGFFRRIKWL
- the mgtE gene encoding magnesium transporter; the protein is MPPVQDLDLILDQVRSLLAQGAVEEAAAAISALRPAEAADVVSALHPADGADVLEELEPQERADVVEELAREIGADVLIELDDDERTDVANRLDVESLSEFLDEMAPDDAADVLGDLSDAKARAALDGMDQPDEVRELLGHDEESAGGLMIPHVVAFRQSMTVQQAIDFLRRVKPDEETSYYLFVTDHADRLIGVVSLRQLIVADPHTPLREIMSDEVITADVETDQEECARLLARYDLLALPIVDGDRRLVGVVTADDLIDVIEEEATEDIYHLANLDADEDVYDTIFRSSRRRLTWLFINLPTAVLAGWVVSQFTGTIQIVPILAAFVPIIAGQGGNAGIQTLTLIVRSLALGEITLRDSWRTLAREATIGVVNGLIFGACVGLLGVFWHGSAMIGVVVGGAMLLNLIGAAISGTLVPLGLRFLKIDPALASGVIVTTVTDVTGNFALLALATILLVANR
- a CDS encoding DUF2231 domain-containing protein — translated: MAQLPSTLNTVKEALQGKGVMSHPIHVAINHVPLGFWEASVVFDLMSRQRRWRKLSEAGYYLNLFGICAALPTALTGLAEWLDIPQEHPAWKVATTHALLNDLALGLSVYNWWSRRDRRNYTPDQTNLLVGGALVSVLGLSGYLGGVLAHEYGYGTHRQGTAVEKQHESLVGPETALSEPKIVMSQSGDGHSLDSWAGVQSDQVQDRDRAVEETLRPSDQSREVGGTGI